One Nitrosopumilus piranensis genomic region harbors:
- a CDS encoding tetratricopeptide repeat protein, with the protein MIILPGIILPFLVLPPAFGFNDMDTRFMENAKNFYQEKKYDESILELDKILEIEPENVDALNMKGSILLLQGKYVSSLQNFERAASIDPNNFDSINGIGNSYYFLDRYDDALDYYEFILKKDRRNADALVGSGNVLLKLEQHDDSILFFNLVLERDPNNLAGLQGKADALLATNQYGPAMRFYEKILEIDLDNVNALNGIGNVFLELERYDPSRNAFNIALEKDPENITALLGLAEIHFLEEKNIKSHKIYERVLQLDPDNTKALIGDASVLVELGRIDDALEYFDEALELDPTNQAAISGKDLILEDKVGDSLDLILIVTIIGSITSVFSFIVVMFKIRENADLRRRLIDSNEQIEDLVYKMMKNMAKKESKPLNKEIRN; encoded by the coding sequence GTGATTATTTTACCTGGAATTATTTTACCGTTTTTGGTATTGCCGCCAGCTTTTGGATTCAATGACATGGATACACGATTTATGGAAAACGCTAAAAATTTTTACCAAGAAAAAAAATATGATGAATCTATTTTAGAATTAGATAAAATACTGGAAATAGAACCAGAAAATGTTGATGCGCTAAATATGAAAGGCTCAATTTTATTACTTCAAGGAAAATATGTTAGCTCCTTGCAAAATTTTGAACGAGCTGCAAGTATTGATCCAAATAATTTTGACTCTATTAACGGAATAGGAAATTCGTATTACTTTCTTGATAGGTATGATGATGCTTTGGATTATTATGAATTTATCTTAAAAAAAGATAGGAGAAATGCAGATGCTCTCGTAGGAAGTGGTAATGTTTTACTAAAGTTAGAGCAACATGATGATTCTATATTATTTTTTAATCTTGTATTGGAAAGAGATCCCAATAATTTAGCAGGACTGCAAGGAAAAGCTGATGCGTTATTAGCTACAAATCAATATGGTCCTGCTATGAGATTCTATGAAAAAATTCTTGAAATTGATCTTGACAATGTTAATGCCTTAAATGGAATTGGTAATGTGTTCTTAGAATTAGAACGATATGATCCTTCTAGAAACGCCTTTAACATTGCACTTGAAAAGGATCCAGAAAACATTACTGCATTGCTAGGTTTAGCTGAGATACATTTTCTAGAAGAAAAAAACATCAAGTCTCACAAAATTTATGAGCGGGTATTACAGCTTGATCCTGATAATACAAAAGCGTTGATTGGAGATGCATCAGTTTTAGTCGAATTGGGTAGAATTGATGATGCATTGGAATATTTTGATGAAGCCCTTGAACTTGACCCTACTAATCAAGCTGCAATTAGTGGTAAAGATTTGATTTTAGAAGACAAAGTAGGCGATTCACTTGACTTGATACTGATTGTTACAATTATTGGCAGTATCACGTCAGTCTTTTCATTTATTGTTGTAATGTTCAAAATTAGAGAAAATGCAGACTTGAGGCGTAGATTGATAGATTCTAATGAACAAATTGAGGATTTGGTATATAAAATGATGAAGAATATGGCCAAAAAAGAATCTAAACCTTTGAATAAAGAGATTAGAAACTAG
- a CDS encoding sensor histidine kinase encodes MNYHASQFHIIEDTLDHLNAIATIQKERVNDSIDRNLERLQSVTSRTQLRLSLDAYNQNPNEIDGDKIRHILNDAVASIVDYEEIIIYDLNGNEKFSTMNYASHNFIPDDIISSDQDNFLNFVHDGINPKLVMSAPLILDEKILATLVIVAIPDSILDITSDHTGLGLTGESFLAQRNADGDALFLTPLRFDSNAQLNKVISSEQSNVPIIRALSKQESNFIDTVDYRGVEVLSSSKYIEKTDWGLVVKIDKSEIFQNLTYVQLISAGNVFVVAIISLILSILFSRNISSPIIALRKATKDIAKGNLETKITLNGPDEIIGLASDIQTMKTELEKAENRIIKNAKMYAVSEFSSRLINELKNPLDVISTLVYLIKKRNQNILSDKDKEDFERVSIASDKLKDHIDNLLVLVGKTMKKEKILLSKIITKSLKSVIIPDKVIVNKPTEDYELVCDPHKIEIVFVNLIKNAIQAVNGEGTITIKMTKEKSYLNIDFINSGPDMPDDVLSKLFEPLLTTKQEGLGLSLVSCKTIVEQHGGKITVKNDPTTFSVILPLDDNLS; translated from the coding sequence TTGAACTACCATGCTTCACAATTTCATATTATTGAAGATACATTAGATCATCTTAATGCTATTGCAACCATCCAAAAAGAACGAGTTAATGATTCTATAGACCGAAATCTTGAAAGACTGCAAAGTGTTACTAGTAGAACACAGTTACGTTTGAGTCTTGATGCATATAACCAGAACCCTAATGAAATTGATGGGGATAAAATCCGCCACATTCTAAATGACGCTGTAGCCTCAATTGTAGATTATGAAGAGATTATAATTTATGATTTAAACGGCAATGAAAAGTTCTCAACCATGAATTATGCATCACATAATTTTATTCCAGATGATATAATTTCATCTGATCAAGACAATTTTCTTAACTTTGTACATGATGGAATAAATCCAAAACTTGTAATGTCTGCACCTCTAATTCTTGATGAAAAAATTCTTGCAACTCTTGTGATAGTTGCTATTCCTGATTCCATCTTGGATATTACTAGTGATCATACTGGATTAGGTCTTACTGGAGAATCATTTTTGGCTCAACGCAATGCAGATGGTGATGCTTTGTTTTTGACTCCACTACGATTTGATTCTAATGCACAGCTAAACAAAGTTATATCTTCTGAACAATCAAATGTTCCAATAATTCGTGCACTATCAAAACAAGAATCTAATTTCATAGACACTGTTGATTATAGGGGTGTTGAAGTCTTATCCTCCTCAAAATATATTGAAAAAACAGATTGGGGATTAGTAGTAAAAATTGACAAATCTGAGATATTTCAAAATCTTACATATGTCCAATTAATTTCAGCTGGAAATGTTTTTGTTGTTGCGATAATTTCATTGATTTTATCCATTCTGTTTTCACGAAACATATCATCCCCAATCATTGCTTTGCGTAAAGCAACCAAAGATATTGCTAAAGGAAATCTAGAGACTAAGATCACACTTAACGGACCTGATGAAATTATTGGGTTAGCATCTGATATCCAAACAATGAAAACTGAATTGGAAAAAGCAGAAAACCGCATAATAAAAAATGCTAAAATGTATGCTGTGAGTGAATTTTCATCACGACTGATTAATGAACTAAAAAATCCTTTAGATGTAATTTCTACACTTGTATATCTGATAAAAAAAAGAAATCAAAACATATTGAGTGATAAAGACAAAGAAGATTTTGAACGCGTATCTATTGCTTCTGACAAACTAAAAGATCATATTGACAATTTGCTTGTTCTTGTTGGAAAAACTATGAAAAAAGAGAAAATTTTGCTCTCTAAAATTATCACAAAATCATTAAAATCTGTGATAATTCCTGATAAAGTGATTGTTAACAAACCCACTGAAGATTATGAGCTTGTATGTGACCCTCATAAAATAGAAATCGTTTTTGTTAATTTAATTAAAAACGCAATTCAAGCAGTTAATGGGGAGGGAACAATTACTATCAAAATGACTAAAGAAAAGAGTTATCTAAACATTGATTTTATTAATTCTGGCCCTGATATGCCTGATGATGTATTATCTAAACTGTTTGAACCATTGTTAACAACAAAACAAGAAGGACTTGGGTTGAGTCTTGTTAGTTGCAAGACAATTGTTGAACAACACGGTGGAAAGATTACAGTAAAAAACGATCCTACCACCTTCTCTGTAATTTTACCTCTAGATGACAACCTTTCATAA